CCAAGCCAGCCCCTGAACAGATACAGGTACAGGTACGTAATCAAGCAGCCAGACTAACACTTGCCACCGCTGGGACCCGCTGTAGCCCCCAGCCACGCAGGAGTCACTGCAGGCACCATCAGCCACGGTGCCGAAGCCTTGCAGAAGGCAATAGCGGCCTAGGGAAGAAAAAAGCCTCTGTGGCCTAGACAGTCTCTGAACACTCACGGTCACTGTCGTGCTAGATCCCTCTTGGATGGAGGATGTGTCCTCAGCAATGTTATCTACAGGATTCCTCCTTTAGCAGCTAATACGTGCCAGGCTGCTGAGACTTCATCTCTGCCCTGCTAACTACAGCAGGCTCCGGAACTGTGCCCCTTTCTATAAATAAACCCAGCACATCAAAATTACTCTGCTATATTTAATCAGTGAAAGCAGGAGGTGTGAGAAAGGTGAAGGGACTCAGAAGCCCAGACAGTGAGGGTAAAGACCTATGAATCACATTCTGCAAAGCCTCAGAAACTCCGGGAAGCCGTGGCCACAGGCAGCACACAGGCTGGATAATTCCAGGTCTGATCCTGCGAGGTGCAAGCAGTATTGCTGTGTTTGTTATAGGTCAGTGTGACCAGCTTCTTGCAGAACTGGGCCGAGAGGTGCTCTAGCTATCTCCGTGCCAACTCACTCTGCTCTGAAAGAAACGCCAGGCAGGCAACTTTCACACTGCCTCTGACTCCACAGCCCCGGCTGCTGCAGCCCACTCCAGCAATGAATTCTGCCACTTTGTGCTTGGTTCCCTCCCATTTAGACTTGAGCCTGTCATGCAGTCATGCAGACAGCCCAGGTTTGTCCCAGGGCTCAACAACCGTGGCCAtaaatgctgggttttttaatgagTCAGGAGTGAAGGTTTGGCACCATTCCCACCGAATACAGAAATAAAGGCGTAAATAATGCAGTACAAAGCCATACGGCCATTTGATCTATTTTTAACCCAACGTTAATCTGGAAGGTAGAACTGAATCTAGCAATCTCTAGCAGGTGAAAAATCAGATATAATATATTAGACATAACAAAATCCAGCTGTATAAACAAGCATAACTATCCGCATTAAAATCATAAGGCACAGCAAGCTGTCACTGTATGCAGGGTATCCTATATTAATCTTCATCACAACACAGCAAGCAAATGCAGCCGCAGCAGTATGTGAAATACAGGGTGATCCTTACCCCACCAGGTAAGCCAGAATGGAGAGCTGCACCACTCGATAGAGAATCCCCACCTTCTTGTTCTTCGCAATGACGTATTTCTCCGTTTTATAATCAAAAAGCGACAGAAATAAACCCTTCCAAGCCACCTGCCCCATGCTCCCGGCTCGCTCTGTCCCGGtggctggagcaggcagcagcgtTTGCAGCTCGCATTATCCACACGTGCTCTGCATGGAAACCTAACACACCAACCCCTTCAGAGCGAGAGGCTGATCTCCTCCCTCCCGgcagctgctctccagcagcTGCACTAACACGAGATCTTTCCTCTAGCTGCTTTCCAGCTAATCCATCCTCTGGGGAAGTCCCCGCCTCAGTTTTGCTCCCAAGCTTCATTCTCTCCCCCACAGTCACAAAATGATGGCAAAGCACCTGGTTAAATTTTTAACTTCTTAAGTGTTTGCATGAGCAATGAGGACTTGGGTCCTTACCAGTCACCCGAAATACCTGCCTAGCTACTGTATCTTCCCACCAAAAACCCAATTTAAGAAGCTAATAAATAAATTCTGCGTGTGGTTAAGGGCTCAATCACCATCACGTCTCACTGAAACGCACAGGGAGTGCTGAGCTGGGCACACATAAATACAGAACATAGCATCTCACGAAATGCCAAAGGGAGAGGAATAGTTTAACCCTCACTGAGATAAAAGTTTTTTATTAGCCAGTACCGCAAGAGATGACTCTCAGTGTAACAGAGGCATTTGCATGTGCAAGGACATGAAACGATGATTATTTAAGCCAAGAAGGGTGGGCACTGTCTCCTCCACATGGGAGACATGGACTGCCCACAGCTGAATCTATTAGAGAGCGTCTACTCAGAGACATGAGCTGTTGTATCTGACATAAAGTGCAGGGTTTACAGCATTCATGTATGAGAACCCAATTAGCTCACACCTGAGCACTCAATTAGCTCATGGGGCTTTGTCAGGACGGGGAAGGCTCTTGGGATTACACACTATGCAGCTGTGGTACACGCTTGAACATGGGTCAAGAGAGTGGCTCACGCTgtggaggcagcaggcagcacagcgGGGTGATCTCCAGCACACACACCTCTGCTCTACACAACTCTCTTCCCAGGCAGAATCATTCTCAAGACCTTGGGTTCTATGAAAATTTTATCCTTCATCCCCCTTAAATTCTGTATCAAATCTAAACAGATGgatcagatttttaaagaatatgtGACAAGGTTGCTCCAAATCACAAGAGAATCGCAAACAGAGCAGTAACGAACGAAACACTATCCTCAAAATACCTCATTTTGTTCCTCATCCCACAGCCATCCCTAGAGTTTCCTTCTGCAAAGCGAAAGAAACCTTTCTCCAGCAACTGCAAAACTAGAACAGAAATCTGCCTGTGGCCTCCTTTTAACGCAGcggctgctgcctccccagctcCAGCCTCACGGTGGGCGACTGCTCCTGCACGTGGCTCTTCCACGAGGGGCTCCTGGGGCGACGGGCAGGCTGCCGAGGGAGTGAGTCCCCCGCTCCTGTGTGCCCCCTGTCTGCTCCACCACCTGGGGCCAAGGTGTGGGAGAGGTCACCCCAGCCCCAACCCTGCTCTCAGACTTCGCAGCCACCCTTCGGGCTCGGCGCAAGTGAAGGGCTGGTCTTGCTCCTCTCTCCCATTCCTCACGTCCTCTCCCTTCCCTATCTGCACCCCCACATGGGCAGCCCCTCTTTATCTCACAAAACATGTTGGCTACTCCCCAAGTCCCTCTCGGAGCCCTCTTTCTCACTCAAGCACTTTACTCACAGTTTCCCTCATCCTCAAATAGTATTTGGCCACTGTACCCACCCCTCCTTACCAAATGCCTACAGACCAGACTGTCACTAGGTCCAGGCTTAAAGATCCTCTGTCCAAAAGCCTGAAGcacaaataaaatcttaaaacataTAACAACCAAAGGAGACAAAACCTTCCAAGAAAACGCACTCCTGTGGGGAGAAGGGAGGCCACGGTGGTCCATGAAGCCAGAAACAAGTAAGGAAGAAAGGCAGGCTCAGCCTATCTTCCCTCAGCACTGCCCAGACCCCAGAGCCAagctctgctggggctgggcacagggagaCTGACCCAGCTCCAGGAACCAGAGCTGTATGGAGACAGGAGCATCCTAATGGAGCCACCATCTGCTCTTCTGCCCGGTTTGCTCCTCGATGAGACACTTTGCAAGAACAAGCCGCTGGGTGACAGCCAAGCATCATCTCTGATCGTGGGTCTGGTCTTGCAAAACCACCATCTGCTCGCCCTGGCCCTGCTGAAACTGCCCCAGCAACAGGACTAAGCAGCAAGGGTATCCCATGTCTCGGGACTGCCTCCACCATTGCTCCTGCTACACTAATGACAGCCAAGTTCATGGACAAATGAAGTATCGGTGGAGACAAGACAACCCTTGGTAGTGTCtggagacacccccccctccatccccatcttCCTCATCTGGCTGGGTGACTGCACAGGCTAAAACCAGACAAAGAAACTTGCCAGCAGTTAAACAGTGTGTTACCTCCTGGCCTGGTTTTATTTAGTGGCACAGACACAGGTCTGCTATGAgatttgtaattattttccaGGTCAGTTAACGTGAGAATGGATTTACACACATTACAGAAAATGTTCCTTAGAGTGAGAATTTTTCCTGCTATAGATGTAACCTGAAGATTAAAAAGCTTCAATTTTTACCAAATGTTCCTCAGAATATTCTGAATACTGCTCAGCACAGGCTAGATTCATGATGACAACAGCGTTGCTGGCATGcttttacagatatttttcttaTCACTTTCTAGTTTTCACAACCTTATCTTTTTTCTTGCCTGGAGATTGAGATTACTGGTGCATTTCTCAGAGTATCTGTGGGTTGTTCAAACATAACCAGCTTCACTCCTGGGGGAGTAGTAAGTAACCTAGCAAAATCTAATCATCATCAGTTAAAGACAAAACCCAGTAGTTACTATTAGTCCTCCTCAAGGGACAGAGGCTGGATCTTTTCTGCAAGCTATCTCCCTTCTTGAGTCCAACATTTTGAACTTCCCATGGAAAAaaaactgttctgcttttttctcATGAGGGTTATTTACTCAGTCTTGAAATTCTCACAAGGAGGATTTTTCCTCTGGTACCGAAACTgtccctttctctttctcttttttaattcctTACATGCTACATAAATCCTCATACTGTTCACAACAATTGCCTTCTCATTATGCACACACAGTCACAGGATACATGTCCCTGTGTGCTCAGCCTGCTCCCTCCACCTGTCGGTACCACTCTGGTGGTATCTTGCCCCAGAGCTCAACTCAGCCCAGGCACGAGCCTGTAAACACCACGTAAAGGGACGGTGGAAATAAAACTTCAGACCCCTGCCCTGACACGGTGGCATTTAAAACGCAGCAAGGTCACATCTGCCACTCTATGATACTGTAGCATAGAAACATTCCAAGATCAGCCCTGTAATATCTTTAAATTGCACCTAAAAGAGACCACGTGCTTTCCAGGCAATGGCAGCCCTGGCCAGTGCAGACATGATTCATGAGTGACTGCTGGAGGTGTGCGTTTCGGCACTTGTCTTGTTCACTTCCAGCTCCAAATGATCACCCCCAGGCATGAATTCTCTCAGTGATCCCCACTCTGGCCTTCACTGAGCTATCAAGTGCAACAGAAAAATACCAGCTTCCAAACGCATGACAGCTGACTCATAAGATGCTGAGAGATTTCTGAAGCACTGGAAATGCTCCTGCAGCAAATGCCTGAGCGATGCAGATGCATCATCCTTTAGAAACAGGCGCCAGACCTGCTACTGAAATAGAAAGGAGACAAGGAGCAGAGGATGTAAAGAGGAGATAAACTATTTTGGCAAGGAAACGAACAGTGGAAAAGGCAGAGGTCAGCTCTCTCCATTAGTGGTTCTTTCTCATAGTATCATACTTGTAGGtcaacatctaaaaaaaaaacctagggGAGGAGTTGAACAGGTTGAAAGAGGAAGTTCGTTTTAAACCACAGCTCATGCACACGGAAACACAGGGAAATCAGTAACATCAAGCATAAGCTGCTTTCTGAAGATAATAGGTGTTGATGCAAGAACAAAGAAACCTGTGCGCAGGCTGTAATGAAAAATGCTCCGTTCAGCTTCTCTTTTAATCCTTGCTGTGACTTTGCGTGTAAATAAAAGTTGCCACTTGCCGatgaaaaactgacaaaaatCAGCCTCGGTATTTGTCCTCCTAACTAGCACCACTGCACACCCAGGAACAATGGAAAAGGAAATCTTTCTTTCAGGAGTTATTAGAAAaacattcagggtttttttttttgcctagaaATGGAATCTGTGGAAAGAGTCTTTCTGTCATTATCTACAGGAACATCCAAACCTGTCTGCAGGAGTGAGAAGTGGAAGCATGCTGGAGTTccagaatgtattttaattttccagGAGAGCCATTTTCAGCCTTCAAATGCATTCCAGGTTGCTCCCTCAAGTCTTGAATCCCCTGTACAGCGTGCAGGAGGTCTTGTTATCATTAGCCAGTGTGTTTATCCACTCCTCTCCCCCAACCCAAGAAGTGAAAGCGCTTGAGGAAGAggcacagaaatgaaataaaaatactgaacatCTAATGAAACTAATCCGTCATGCCCTGTTCTGTGAGACAGCTGGCGCTGAATCAGAtaacagaaagtaaataaaaatgcacataaaacATTGCTGAGAGATTGAGTGCAATGATAGCTGGAACAGCAGGATTGTGCAGTGCTGTATTGCAATGTTTTCACCTTCTAAAGTCAGCCAATAAAAGCATCACTGGGGAATAAGAGGAGAATGTTAAATCAAAGGCTgaaagtttttaataaaatgtgtatTCACGTTAACCACTGACTTAAAGGTGAAAGCCTGCTTTTGAATATACTTGACAGATCAGGTTTTTTACTTCTTTGCCAACGTGTATCATTCCTGACCTGGAAGGATGTGAAACTGGTCCTGGCTTGACAGCTCTATCAGAGCTCACCTTGCTGCAAGTGCCGAGGGGACACCTTCATCCCCTTCCCTCACCTTTGTCATGTAAACAGCTAGAAAGCCTAGACTGAGGCCTCTGCCCTCTCCTCCATGGAATTATCAACCAGCCATAGGAAAACACACGTGCTACTCAGCTCGACCCCTGGAGGAAAAGGTTTAATGAGCAAGACCCTCAGCCTGGCACCTGACCCTGCCTTAGCTCTGCAGGCTGGTGATGCTCTAAGCCAGCCAGGTGTTACCAGTGGCGAGAGGCTGAGGTGTCCCAGCTGCGCTGCACAGACGCACTGGAGCCAATTTAGCCAAGCTGGCAGAGCCAGAGCAGCCTCCTTGCAGCTGCGCAGCTCCATTCCAGTTCATTCATCCTGTTATAACAAGAGACAGGAAATTTCTCTTTTGAGCTGCAATCCAATTAGCCTCCAAATAAAGCTGCCCCAACAGGCTCTCAAGCCCAGCAATGCGCTCCTCGGCTCCTATCTGATGCTCTCACATCAGCAACCAGCACTTAATGAAGAACTACTCATGCCCTTTTCCTGAGTAGCAGACTTCCACCTCACTCAGTCCTGCTAACCACCAGGCCACTGCTCTCCTATAGTTCAATACATGAACCTTTGTCAGCTTCTGAGGGAATTATAACCCAAGGCTTGTGAATCTCCCTGGCATATGAGAAAGACATAAGCAGCTGGTATCACCCTGATTAAAATAGCACTGCAAAATGCATCTTGTCCTCCCCTTCAAGGATAGCTTTTAATTGTATCTCGGATACATCAGCTCTTGTCAGTCACCATCCACCTTCACACCTCCTACTCCTTGGTCAGATCACCACAAAAATAGCCAAAATTTATTCGGCCAAGCTCAGCTATCAGAGGCTAATACCTGGAGCGATGGAGCCAAACCAGGACTCAGAGCTAAGACAGCTAATGGGCTTAGAGAACAAGTATCTGTTGTTGCTCTCCTGGGCTACCAGCAGCATTGAGAGTCGTCTCTCCCCAACAGAACAAGTCCAAGGCAGAATAACAAGTCCCTCCAGCCTAATAAGCAGCGTTGGGAGAACAGACCTGAATGGAAGAGTGTTTAGGACACAATCCATACTAGTCTGTATTTCCCACTCAAGTGCAGGGAGACCCTCCCTCCCCCAAGAAGCTGAGTCTGCAGACACTCTGCCACCTCTGCGTGACGTATAAAGATCACGAACGGCCCTTAGAGCTCAGAAGCCTCTAGGATatctgcagcagcttctctgccCATGACACCTGGACCCCAAACAGCCTGCCAACACGTTAGCCTGGCTGGGGTCAGATGTTTAATGACTCTGAATGAGTCGTTTATAAACCTTCTGTCATTCAGGGAGATGGCACAACTGCGCCACTGCCAGTGTGCACTAAAGTCAGGGCCACACAACAAGGCCACAAACATTGACAAGGTTTTTGCACAGGGGATTTTATTCAAAATGTAGACTGCAAATAAATTTAGTAGCAGACACAGCAAGGCTTCCATGGAAACAGCACAAAAACCCAGCTGTGGTTTGGATGACTGTGAGTCTTGGCAGTCTTGACTAATCCCTTAAGTGCCATCCAATTACTGCAAATGTGTTTGGCATCTACTATAGCAATTGCATAGAATTAAATGGCTGGATGGCACTCATCGGAAATTACAAGTCACAGAACCCTGtaatgcatttaagaaaaacCATCTAAAAAGGAAAATAGCATCACCCACCGCAAGAGCTGACCTCCTTGAGAGCCATAAGGGACAACAAAAGGGATCCAAGTAATGAAGGATACTTAATTCAGagaagaaactagaaaaaaaaggacagaaagagggAGAATAACAAGATTGGCTGAAGGAGATGGGCTTGTTTagccttgagaaaagaaaacTCTCCTTGCAACTCCTTATTCTACAATTAACATTCCTTCCCTTAGAAAAGTAATCAAAAAACTACCGCAGCTTTACCGTGCCCAGACTTACCAAGTACCATCTGATTGTAGAGATCTCCAGGTGCCTGAGAACAGGGCAGGACTTTGGTGTGAAATGGAGAAGGTCTGGGAGGGAGGATGGGCAAGAAGACCACCACCACTGGTATACTGCGGTCCCTTCACTGACAGTTGTCCACACCGTGTGTCGCTCCGTGCCAAGACCTGTCTAGAGCAGTGAGAAAAGCAGACAACACATTTCCCTTTCCTAGGAAAAGTCAACATGCGCCGAAACTTAAAAATTATTACGTGAATAAAAAAGGAACCTTTGAAAAAGTGTCTCCTTTATAAAGCCACCACTCCAGTCGCTGCTGCGCACTACTGTGTCCTCTGCAGCCACTCTCTTTCTTGAAGCTCTTCAAAGGGATCGATTCTCTCTCCCAGCCCAGCATCTTCTGCTTTCCATGTACTTAATGCCTCATAAAGGTCCTTCCACACAGGGACAGGCAAAGAACAACAACTTGGCTCAAAGAAGAACAAGGAAGCTGAAGAGAGGAGTAGTACTAAGTCTCCACGCTTCTCCTCCTTTGGGAACAGCAAACGCCTGACCGGGCCTGAGATCATTTCATTGCTCAGGAAAGAGAATGCCTGGTACTGGCTAAAGCCAGCTGTGGAGTTTGGCTAGGCACCTTCTTCCCCAAACCCGGTAAATTGCAGTTACTGATAATCTGCAGCTGATAAACTGAGATTGCTCATGATTCACCCTATTTTCTGTCACACACGCAGCGGGGTGGATGGCAACACTGCTGCTCCTTGCTTGGCTCTGCCCTGGATTCAGGTGTGCTGAACCATGCCAACTGGGGGAGGTATCTCCTGATACAGGAGGAGTCTGAACTGGCAGTGGTGTCCATGACACAAGTTTTTATTTGTGACCCAATCAGGATTTGAAAgcaactgaaaatggaaaatcagAAATAAGATTGTGAGGTACAAAAAACTAATCACCACATGTACACACTTCTGATTCCAAGAATCAGAGACATCGAGGAATATACTTTACTGTATTAAAATGCACAAATTtgagtatatatatatgtatatgtgaaATGCTTGTCTCTCCATTTTCATGAGCAATACCAGGATGGGAAGCTTCCCCTAATTCACTTCTATTTCAATCTTGTGAAGCTGCTCAGTACTAAAATCAATTTATGAACCACTCAGCATCACAGTAACTAAGACAGCAATCCAATACATAAATCTAACAGGCTCCAAGATGGATTTTTCCTAACATATCTACATTAAAGCAAAATTTCTCATGGGAAGTCTAGTTTATCAATACCAGCCAGTACCAGGAGCACAAACGCATCGATCTGTCCCTCTGAGATAGACACAAACTCGGGGGAGTATTTATCTTTGTATGTacgtgtgagtgggtgggactgtggtcaagccattgtctTTTGAGTAATGACCCAGCATATTCCTTGGTGCGAGGGGTGtgctggtttttgtgggaaaagtgGGAGGATGAGAGGCAATGTCGGCAGGCTACTGCCCCCTGAGAGAAGGGGGTAGAGCAGGACGTAAATCTTTCCTTGAGATAAGTGAAAGAAGAGGACCGGGCGGCCTCTGCCTCCCTCCACATTCCTCCTTGGCACCACGACAAAcccaaatcactggatctccatcccgtCCTGTGTTTGCTCTgccctgtgtcaaggaaatgcgtgttttacagatttttcaggTTTGCTTTTCTCATGCTTCCAACACTTAACAAGTAGTCACCATGACAATCTCACAGATTAGAGAAGAACATGTCTTCACTAGGGAAAGGGAAGGAATATCCATGTTGAAATCCCTGTGAGGACAGGAGGCCTCTGCGTTAGCTATAAGTGTCAGACACACAGAGTTCAATATAGAACCAGAAAAACTTTTCTGATACGTGCTAGCAAATACCCTCCCTCTGCTTTTATCCCATAGTCAAAACCTGATTTCACTAAGATCAGTGGCAGAAGAGATGTTTGCTTCAAAAGGTCCAGAATTTAACTCTGGGAGCTTGATCGGTTCTCTAGATTCAGCGAAAACATCTGGAATTCGTACTTGCTCCAAGCTGCCTATGTGATGCTCTGACACATCAGCACTATGAGTCTCTTTTTTCAGGCTGATAACAGTTCTCTGTTGAAGGTGATTTTTCCAGGGACCAGCGGAGCGGTTCTGTTTTTGAAGAActatggaaaaagaaattaaaggaacAAGGTATCAGCTGCTTTTcagacttttcagaaaaaaaatggtttgtaaCAGCAAACCCTTATTCAGACTGGAAGAACCACCCGTACAGTGCTGCCACCAAGCTGTGTCTCGTGGGTGCAACCTTACGCGTAACTGCGACACGAAAAATTGTCCGGAGCGGTGAAATCTCGTGGCACCGTAAGAGCCGTTTCACAAGGAGcaatttctgaagagaaaaagaaaacctcagCATCTCTCCGAGGGCCGAGAGCCTCCCGGGAGGCACCGCCGTAGAGCCTGAGCAAAACCCCTGCCCTGCCGGGGCAGAAAACAGCATCGCGCCCGCACCGCGGGCCGGTTTTGGCACAGGAGGGCAGCGTGGCGCCGCCCGGGGAGCGCCCGCAGGCGCTTGTTCAGGCCGCCGTGCTCTCGCGGTGCCGCTCCTGCGGGCCCGCTGTCTCgcagcggcgcggccccgcgcaagcaccgcgggggcggggccgagccCGGTCCCTCctccggggcgggagggggcggggcctggccgcGTGTCCCCGCCCCCCGCGCGGGGCGCGCCGTGCTCTCGCGAGACCCGGTTTGAATCGCGGGCGGGCGCCGCCGCTCCCCGTTAGGCCGGGCCTggcccggggcggccgccgccgccatgccgcTCCAGCCACGCCTGCTCCGCACCTACTCGCGGCGCGGCGGGCACCTCCGCCCGCTGCCGCTGCCCGACCGATGGATTTCACCGCCCCAGGACCGTAAGCGGTTCTTCAGCTCGACCTCGACCGGCTCCAGCGCCACCTCCGCCGGCTCCAGcgccctctccctcccctcggaCGACCCCGACTTCTCGCCTCCCGGCAAGCGCTACCGGCAGCCGCTGAGTAAACGCCCCTCCCGCCCCTGGCGCCTGCGGACCCGCGGCGCGGCGGCGAAGGAGAAccggccgccgggccccgcctcccccccgccctccccgcgccggtcccggtcccggtgccgcgccgccgcccgccggcagggcccgccccgcggggccgagCGCCCGCTGCTGTGCAGCACCCCGCAgtgggccccgccgcgccgccgccgccaggcgCCGCCGGCCGagctcagctccctgctcctgctcaaCACCACGGTGGAGGGCGGCTCGGGGCTCTACTCCCCGCCGCGCAGGGCCTCGGCCCGCAGCGCCCTCAGCGCCTTGGAGGCATCGCGGGGAGAGGCGGAGCAGCTCCCGCCCTCGCCCGGCGCTGACGGGGCGAGGGAAGAGGAGAGCGGTCGGGCCTGGCTGGAAGGCGGGAGGAGTGAGGCGAGCCCGGGGCTGCGACAGTCGGGCGGGGTTCCGCGGCCGTCGGGGCGGGGATCCTGCCGCGCACAAGCTCCCGTGTCCGCGCGTAGAGGCCCAACCCctccccgggcagcgccgcagcccTCGGCCCCGCCCGAGGCACCGTGCGGTGAGCTAAGGCCGGGTTCAACCCACTGTCAGAGAGGCAAAACCGAAAAGTTCCACCTTACCCCAGTGGTGGTCTTGGACCCTCAAGAAGTGGCGGTGTGGCTGGCAAGCGTGAAACTCAACAAAAAGGCAGATACTCAACCCCCCTGCCAGGAGCCAGTATCTCCTCCGGGACCTCAAAGAGTCTTGGAGAATAAATATGGaaagggcagagctgtccctggcGAGGGAAGCACCTGTAGGAGAGCCTGCATCAGCGGCTTCAGTGCCAGCCGCTGGGGGAGGCAAACGAGACTCCATCCAAAAAGGCACAAAACTAATAAGAGACAGCAGCAGCCTAATAACTCCCTCTTCCAATCACAGATGAGGCAAAAACGAATGAAGAGGGATGTTCTGGAGATGTCTGCAGATATAAGAGACTATGACTACTCCCTCCTCAATAGCCCCCATGCCTGGGGTAGACTTCGAGCATCTTTGTCCTTCCATAAGAAGAAGAAAGTTACCACCACAGAAGACAGTTCCTGCAACAGCATCCTTTGTACCCCCTCTGTGAAATCCCACCTTTCAGGACACCAAACAACCTTCTCTTCTGGTAAGGCTCAGTGCTGCACTTGGTCTGCTTCCTCCATGGTCCTGCTGGCTCCCATGAATTCCTGTTCTGCCCTGGAACTAATGCTTACAGATGCAGAGAAAGTTTTTGGAGAATGCCAGCAGGAGGGGCCTATCACTTTTGAGGAATGCATTCCTCTAGATAAGATGAAAAATTGCAAGAAAATTGGAGAAGGGGTGTTTGGAGAAGTCTTCCAGATCAACAGTGAGAGAGGACCTGTGGCCTTAAAAATAATTCCCATTGAGGGGACTGAAAGAGTAAATGGTGAAGCTCAGAAGAGCTTTGGAGAGATTCTGCCTGAgataataatttcaaaagaaCTCAGTCTTCTGTCTGAAGAGTCTGTGAATAGCACTGTTGGGTTCATCAGCTTGTATTCTGTGCA
Above is a genomic segment from Athene noctua chromosome 19, bAthNoc1.hap1.1, whole genome shotgun sequence containing:
- the HASPIN gene encoding serine/threonine-protein kinase haspin, whose amino-acid sequence is MPLQPRLLRTYSRRGGHLRPLPLPDRWISPPQDRKRFFSSTSTGSSATSAGSSALSLPSDDPDFSPPGKRYRQPLSKRPSRPWRLRTRGAAAKENRPPGPASPPPSPRRSRSRCRAAARRQGPPRGAERPLLCSTPQWAPPRRRRQAPPAELSSLLLLNTTVEGGSGLYSPPRRASARSALSALEASRGEAEQLPPSPGADGAREEESGRAWLEGGRSEASPGLRQSGGVPRPSGRGSCRAQAPVSARRGPTPPRAAPQPSAPPEAPCGELRPGSTHCQRGKTEKFHLTPVVVLDPQEVAVWLASVKLNKKADTQPPCQEPVSPPGPQRVLENKYGKGRAVPGEGSTCRRACISGFSASRWGRQTRLHPKRHKTNKRQQQPNNSLFQSQMRQKRMKRDVLEMSADIRDYDYSLLNSPHAWGRLRASLSFHKKKKVTTTEDSSCNSILCTPSVKSHLSGHQTTFSSGKAQCCTWSASSMVLLAPMNSCSALELMLTDAEKVFGECQQEGPITFEECIPLDKMKNCKKIGEGVFGEVFQINSERGPVALKIIPIEGTERVNGEAQKSFGEILPEIIISKELSLLSEESVNSTVGFISLYSVHCVQGAYPKYLLKAWDKYHEVTGSENDRPGLFGDEQLFMVLEFEFGGSDLENMRKSLSSVASAKSILHQITASLAVAEQELHFEHRDLHWGNVLVKKTDVRELNYVLNGATHTIPTSGLHVNIIDYTLSRLEKDGLTVFCDLSTDEELFQGTGDYQFDIYRQMKVENSNNWTDYHPHSNVLWLHYLSDKLLKDMVYRKKELTSSMRKTKQQLIKFHKEVLTFESASEVLQNSSLFQ